The Moorena producens PAL-8-15-08-1 genomic interval ATTGGACGATGAACGTTTCCTTCCCTTTGAAGGAACGGGTGCGGTATCAACCTGGCGATTAGAGTTAAGCGGTAAGCGTGGCAGCTACAACTTGAACGACCTGAATAAGGTGACTATCAAGTTGAAGTATACGGCGCTTAATGGCGGTAACTCATTTGCTAGTGCGGTGAAGGGGATGTTAAAGCCCTATCCCACTGCTGTTTATATCAATATGGCGGAAACCTTTCCTCAAGAATGGCAGGCGTTTATTAGTGGTGAAACTGAAGAACTCGACATTATGCTCAACCGGGAGATGTTGCCAAATTTATCGGGGAGCAAAATAACTGGGTTGGTGCCTCATTATGAAATGCAAGGGGAAGGGCAGGTGAGTTTAATTATGAATGATGATACTGACCTTACCCTGAAGCATGGCAAGTTTAATGAAGGGAATGGGTTGATGATCCGAAGCTCTGGTGCGAGTTGGAACTTTAAAGCGAAGGGGGATAGGAAGAGTTTGAGTAATTTGGGGTTGGTGGTGATGTACAAGGCGATGGTTTAGAGTATACCAATCTCAACTATCTGTAATCTACTTTTCGATAGGATAGATTTGCAAAATGCAGTAACAACAACTAAGGAAATAAATCATAAAACTTAAAGAAGGTTACTATGAAACTCACAATCAAAGAAATAGGTCAAGAAGGACAAAGCAAGACATTTAACGTACCAGATAAATTTTTAAAGGACGACAAATATAAACAAGACAAAATGTTAGGTGAAGCAGGACAAGTAGCTCAAGAAAGCAATCTCGCAAATCAGTGGGGTAACGTTTTGGAAATCAAGAAAAGCCAGGATGGCTCGGAAGACGAAGCAACCATTTACATACCCGAAGAAGGACTTGTTGCCGCTACACATCACTTACAACACATCTTGTGGTCGATTTCGCCAACGGATTTAGCAAAAATAGGTTTTGAGAAAAATATGAAGGTCGTAGGCGATGAGGACATCCCAAGGGAGGATAACTTCCAAACCGGGGAGGGCGACCCAACCGAAGGGGACGACCAAATTGGGGAGGGCAACTATACGCAAAATAGCTTCCCAATTGATGGGGACGACCACAGCGATGACAGCGACTATACGCAAAGGAGCTTCCCAATTGATGGGGACGACCCAGCCGAAGGGGACGACCAAATTGGGGAAGGCAACTATACGCAAAGGAGCTTCCCAATTGATGGGGACGACCCAGCCGAAGGGGACGACCAAATTGGGGAGGGCAACCAAGGCGAGGAGGGCGACCAAGGCGAGTCGGAGGGGGGGTATAACCTACGTGTCTTTGATACTGTCTCGATTTGGTTTAGCACACAACCAGATCAATGGATACGAGCGAATGACAAAGAGCTTATAAAAGAACGAGCCCAAAAAGCGGAGCAAAAAGGAGGAAAGACAAGTCTGGTATATAGTGGAAACATGTTGAATGAACAAGCGCAGACAGACCTAAATGAATATTGCCGTAAAAATAAGATACAGGCTATAGATTTCGACAAACTGAGTCTAAAAAATATGAATAAAGACGATATAAAGTTATATAAACTAGCGAAATTGGAGTTGAACTACTCCAATCAAAGAGGAGGAAACGTAGCAGCGGCTAGTGACTTGGTCAGGTGGATAACACCGATAATCAGTGAAGGCATATATATCGATATTGATATTAAACCGAATTTCGATGAAGCCCCAAATGAGGCTACTGAAAGTAAAAAATTAAAGGTTAATAGCCCAATCCTATTTAACATGGGTTCAACTATTGATGACCATCCCTCTCAGAGAAACTTACTACTTGAGAAAGTGGGCATAAACACAGATATGATTGGTGTTTGTGATCAGATTAATGGAGACGAAGCTCAGAAGTTACTTAAGGCGATAAAAAGTGAAATTATAACCAGATATGAATACGCGATGAATGTATTCCAATGGGAAGGCGTGACGCTTTTAACGAATAGTGAAGGGTACAATAGCATTGCAAAATCTGACAAAAAAAACCCATTGTTTTCATTACGAAAGGAAGTAACTAATGTGAAAAACTGGGATAATGTGAAGACTTTTATGGGGAATCAGTGGAGCCAAGAAGAGCAGGATAAATTCAATAATAAATCAGATGAATGGAAGAGAAACATATTTCGACCGCTTGTGACGCAAATATCAGGTCCATTCGCAGTCAGCACGGCTGTTTTGCACGGTTGGCCACCCACTGAAGAGACCAGCAAGAGTCATCTATTGTTTAATAAACAAGATTCTAGCTTCTTGCGAACAACCATGAGGAAATTACAGGAATCTTGCAGTTTTTACGCTGTCAATGAAGGTAAAATGTACCATTCAGACAACATCCCGAATTGGAACGAATCGAATCAGACATTGTTACAACGAGCACAAAATTTGGAGGGGCTATCCTGGATCCCCAACCAAAA includes:
- a CDS encoding glycosyltransferase family 88 protein gives rise to the protein MKLTIKEIGQEGQSKTFNVPDKFLKDDKYKQDKMLGEAGQVAQESNLANQWGNVLEIKKSQDGSEDEATIYIPEEGLVAATHHLQHILWSISPTDLAKIGFEKNMKVVGDEDIPREDNFQTGEGDPTEGDDQIGEGNYTQNSFPIDGDDHSDDSDYTQRSFPIDGDDPAEGDDQIGEGNYTQRSFPIDGDDPAEGDDQIGEGNQGEEGDQGESEGGYNLRVFDTVSIWFSTQPDQWIRANDKELIKERAQKAEQKGGKTSLVYSGNMLNEQAQTDLNEYCRKNKIQAIDFDKLSLKNMNKDDIKLYKLAKLELNYSNQRGGNVAAASDLVRWITPIISEGIYIDIDIKPNFDEAPNEATESKKLKVNSPILFNMGSTIDDHPSQRNLLLEKVGINTDMIGVCDQINGDEAQKLLKAIKSEIITRYEYAMNVFQWEGVTLLTNSEGYNSIAKSDKKNPLFSLRKEVTNVKNWDNVKTFMGNQWSQEEQDKFNNKSDEWKRNIFRPLVTQISGPFAVSTAVLHGWPPTEETSKSHLLFNKQDSSFLRTTMRKLQESCSFYAVNEGKMYHSDNIPNWNESNQTLLQRAQNLEGLSWIPNQKDEQKGEQDQPSDPKKGKKKQSQKTGTAKRIKPSDPKKGKNKQSKTTGTAQGILKKTSPSRQNQPNNDSVKQRQILAEKKHINRLKRKKQ